A portion of the Candidatus Nitrosotenuis aquarius genome contains these proteins:
- a CDS encoding flagellar assembly protein FlaJ gives MMQIPLFKNLSLANIQKTDEKFVYFVAFLYSISTGEVGGIDLIKTSRETNYGKYTAAFKEVYQLGIGWGYGVSRSLEMIADKVSTDKADQLKQLLMKLAQVIRLGDSLKTFLAEELKGTLVNYAIVYERKLENQKLFLEMFYTLMSTAAFMIAANSIMSMLMGQENSEQILLMSFIGVAASMSAFVFMMYVMFPRDKLGYASADDDLKFRLKVYMAVGAGVGVGVVLALTQVIPLTIAVGIAGAPLIYPGLVARKMEQKIRQLNDWYPQFIRHFGEIYATVGSVGGALEAVLRSDFGPLQEQIQRFKNRIRHRIEQKVAFELMSRDAGSEIIANGNSVISYAMDKGGNLHIAGNQVSEITTKINELRAKRTQTAKTFETIIIVLHALTLAVFGLMNKLTGIFFDLVNTVDVSNDTLSLTPIDPQFMAMMMPAMIIMTSAISAMALKVAQGGLYKTVFYHVALLMAIGSAVMFVMDSLLSDYLATHVLDFVKPEV, from the coding sequence ATGATGCAGATTCCATTATTCAAGAATCTCTCGCTAGCTAACATACAGAAAACCGACGAGAAATTTGTGTATTTTGTGGCGTTTTTGTACAGCATCTCTACTGGCGAGGTGGGTGGAATCGATCTAATCAAGACATCGCGTGAGACAAACTATGGCAAATACACGGCGGCATTCAAGGAAGTATACCAGCTTGGAATAGGCTGGGGCTATGGCGTATCAAGATCGCTGGAGATGATAGCAGACAAGGTCTCAACCGACAAGGCAGACCAGCTAAAGCAATTACTGATGAAGCTGGCGCAGGTAATCAGGCTGGGCGATTCACTAAAGACATTTCTGGCAGAAGAGCTCAAGGGAACGCTTGTCAACTATGCCATAGTATATGAGAGAAAGCTGGAAAACCAAAAACTATTCCTAGAAATGTTCTATACGCTAATGTCTACTGCGGCGTTTATGATTGCCGCAAATTCGATTATGAGCATGCTCATGGGCCAGGAAAACTCGGAGCAAATTCTGCTAATGTCGTTTATTGGAGTGGCTGCAAGCATGAGCGCATTTGTGTTTATGATGTATGTCATGTTTCCTAGAGACAAGCTGGGATATGCAAGCGCGGACGACGACCTCAAATTCCGACTCAAAGTCTACATGGCAGTAGGTGCAGGCGTTGGAGTAGGAGTGGTACTTGCACTAACTCAGGTAATTCCACTTACCATAGCGGTGGGAATTGCAGGTGCTCCGCTTATCTATCCTGGACTAGTTGCAAGAAAAATGGAGCAAAAAATCAGGCAGCTAAACGACTGGTATCCGCAATTCATCAGGCACTTTGGCGAAATCTATGCCACAGTGGGCTCAGTCGGAGGCGCACTAGAGGCAGTGCTTCGAAGCGACTTTGGACCGCTCCAGGAACAAATCCAGAGATTCAAAAACAGAATCAGGCACAGAATAGAGCAAAAGGTGGCATTTGAGCTCATGTCTCGCGACGCTGGAAGCGAAATAATTGCAAACGGAAACTCTGTCATATCATATGCCATGGACAAGGGTGGCAACCTTCACATTGCCGGAAACCAAGTATCAGAGATTACCACCAAAATCAACGAGCTGCGAGCAAAGCGCACCCAGACAGCAAAGACCTTTGAGACAATCATTATAGTATTGCATGCGTTAACCCTTGCCGTATTTGGCTTGATGAACAAGCTTACTGGAATCTTCTTTGATCTTGTAAACACAGTAGATGTGTCCAATGATACCTTGAGTCTTACACCAATTGACCCACAGTTCATGGCGATGATGATGCCTGCAATGATAATTATGACCTCGGCAATATCTGCAATGGCACTCAAAGTAGCACAGGGAGGGCTGTACAAGACTGTCTTTTACCATGTTGCACTATTGATGGCAATTGGATCTGCTGTAATGTTTGTAATGGATTCTCTGCTGTCTGATTATCTGGCAACGCACGTACTGGACTTTGTCAAGCCTGAAGTCTAG
- a CDS encoding chemotaxis protein CheW has translation MSTQVASADTIQVVSFMLQNQAGKKEDYAIPIEQVREIRSVEKITRVPKSEPHVKGIMNLRGLIIPVIDVKEKLGLGSQGAANTKQRILVTNIADSLTGLLVDEVDQVMRIQTKDIDSAPQTASESHHYIHGIAKLDQRLVILIDAEILLLGKKEEQEQKAETQQVSQLEPTKPQTEMAQVENSGQSIEDIPPELAAVFAEDEQGIAPTQIIREETS, from the coding sequence ATGAGTACTCAGGTAGCGTCTGCAGACACCATACAGGTAGTCTCATTTATGCTACAAAACCAAGCAGGCAAAAAAGAAGACTATGCCATCCCAATAGAACAGGTGCGAGAAATCAGATCAGTTGAGAAAATAACTCGAGTGCCAAAATCAGAACCTCACGTAAAAGGGATCATGAATCTGCGCGGCCTGATTATACCAGTAATTGATGTCAAAGAAAAACTGGGCCTGGGCTCGCAAGGGGCAGCAAACACAAAGCAAAGAATCCTTGTCACAAACATTGCGGATTCACTTACCGGACTGCTCGTTGACGAAGTAGACCAAGTAATGAGAATCCAGACCAAGGACATTGATTCTGCGCCACAGACGGCGTCAGAATCGCATCATTATATTCATGGAATAGCAAAACTGGACCAAAGACTGGTTATACTAATTGATGCAGAAATACTGCTTTTGGGCAAAAAAGAAGAACAAGAACAAAAAGCCGAAACTCAACAAGTATCACAACTGGAACCTACAAAGCCACAAACCGAAATGGCCCAGGTGGAAAACTCTGGCCAATCAATAGAAGACATTCCACCAGAACTTGCCGCGGTATTTGCAGAAGATGAGCAGGGAATTGCCCCAACACAAATAATCCGAGAAGAAACATCCTAG
- a CDS encoding chemotaxis protein CheC, translating into MASIKSIKLAPDEIKMCAVRLNGKGDTHIEILYTIKEKHAKKIAAKLMCVSELCQIDEMGASAIQEVANIMTGSFFNALSHGTGFRVDLSTPDYKNDELHLLVDLSVKDVINPVDAAVVADVELVGESSGAKLHMIIIQNPDDARKLLANHKSGATSAQEAPAYPVGGENSELDALLGDILGEK; encoded by the coding sequence GTGGCCAGCATCAAAAGCATCAAGCTAGCGCCAGATGAGATCAAAATGTGCGCAGTGCGGCTAAACGGCAAGGGCGATACCCACATTGAGATTCTCTACACCATAAAAGAAAAACATGCAAAAAAAATTGCGGCCAAGCTAATGTGCGTAAGCGAATTATGCCAAATTGACGAAATGGGCGCATCTGCCATACAAGAAGTGGCAAACATCATGACTGGCTCGTTCTTCAACGCATTATCTCATGGAACTGGATTCCGAGTTGACCTGTCGACTCCTGACTACAAAAACGATGAGCTGCACTTGCTAGTTGACCTTTCAGTAAAAGATGTCATCAACCCAGTAGATGCCGCAGTGGTTGCTGACGTGGAACTAGTGGGAGAGTCAAGCGGCGCAAAACTCCACATGATAATAATCCAAAACCCAGACGATGCAAGAAAGCTATTGGCAAACCACAAGTCTGGCGCCACATCTGCGCAGGAAGCCCCCGCATATCCTGTTGGGGGAGAAAACTCTGAGCTTGACGCACTCCTAGGCGACATTTTGGGAGAAAAATAG
- a CDS encoding type II/IV secretion system ATPase subunit, giving the protein MPFDFAQVRDKRFTEELKKSPHLLNYIDTYTSRGNPLPLFTEALQAEHKKLKEPNLVYQVTDTTYIHINPHTSADDGYMEYVIVEPDPPERKVMDIADKMFAIRSADMIPPAEITERFNMIENYLKTSTTISETPVDYNALGDVYKLQTLPVYKNDWTGLRYHFLQKRAGTGILDPFLSDSNLEDISIIGAGNVYVIHKSFGALKCPLFLGVEEIDELIISMSEQFGKTVSHAKPVIDAVLPDGSRINIVFGKDISRKGTNATIRKFASTPLSITQVLTSKALDFREAAYMWMMLQEGMSVFINGETASGKTTTLMALTAFIPSNWKIVTIEDTPELTLPHSNWITEQTRDTGNPESSVTMFDLLKAALRQRPNYIFVGEIRGAEANIAFQAMQTGHPVVSTFHAANMTALIQRITNPPMLIPKTNVENLNIGLFQGAVQGPGGKRVRRVLSINEILGYNAEGGNIMFIPVFNWDPGTDDVKFRGKGSSALFVQKVLEKRGMHKKDEGLLYEELELRAKILQKMMEKRIFNFYDVFDSISHCREIGLEAFYKELDTL; this is encoded by the coding sequence ATGCCGTTTGACTTTGCTCAAGTAAGGGACAAGCGCTTCACTGAGGAGCTCAAAAAATCGCCTCACCTGCTAAACTATATTGACACATACACCTCGCGAGGAAATCCCCTACCGCTGTTTACAGAGGCACTGCAGGCAGAGCACAAAAAGCTCAAAGAGCCGAACCTAGTATATCAAGTCACTGACACTACCTACATCCACATCAATCCCCACACAAGTGCTGACGATGGCTATATGGAATATGTCATAGTAGAGCCAGACCCACCAGAGAGAAAGGTAATGGATATTGCAGACAAGATGTTTGCAATCCGCTCAGCAGACATGATCCCGCCGGCAGAAATCACAGAGCGCTTCAACATGATAGAGAACTATCTAAAGACTAGCACCACAATTTCTGAAACACCTGTTGACTATAACGCGTTGGGCGATGTGTACAAACTGCAAACACTTCCAGTATACAAAAACGACTGGACTGGACTGCGGTATCATTTTCTGCAAAAAAGAGCAGGAACTGGAATCTTGGATCCATTTCTTTCTGATTCCAACCTAGAAGATATCTCCATTATTGGTGCAGGAAACGTATATGTGATCCACAAGTCCTTTGGCGCACTAAAATGTCCATTATTCCTTGGTGTAGAGGAAATTGATGAGCTTATCATATCCATGTCGGAACAATTTGGAAAAACTGTATCACATGCAAAGCCAGTAATTGACGCAGTACTGCCGGATGGGTCCAGAATCAACATTGTGTTTGGAAAAGACATTTCCAGAAAGGGCACAAACGCAACCATAAGAAAGTTTGCAAGCACGCCATTGTCGATTACCCAAGTTCTGACATCAAAGGCACTTGACTTTAGAGAGGCAGCCTACATGTGGATGATGCTACAGGAAGGCATGAGTGTTTTCATCAACGGGGAAACCGCATCTGGTAAAACCACCACGCTTATGGCATTGACTGCATTTATCCCATCAAACTGGAAAATTGTAACAATAGAAGATACCCCTGAGCTTACACTGCCACATTCTAACTGGATCACAGAGCAAACAAGGGACACGGGAAACCCAGAATCCTCCGTTACAATGTTTGACTTGCTAAAGGCCGCATTAAGACAGCGTCCAAACTATATCTTTGTGGGAGAAATCAGAGGAGCCGAAGCAAACATTGCGTTTCAGGCTATGCAGACAGGCCACCCAGTAGTGTCGACATTCCACGCAGCAAACATGACTGCACTAATCCAGAGAATTACCAACCCGCCGATGCTAATCCCAAAGACAAACGTGGAAAACCTAAACATTGGACTATTCCAAGGCGCAGTCCAGGGGCCTGGCGGAAAAAGAGTAAGGCGTGTCTTGTCCATTAACGAAATTCTTGGATATAATGCAGAAGGCGGCAACATCATGTTCATTCCTGTCTTTAACTGGGATCCGGGAACAGACGATGTAAAGTTCAGGGGCAAGGGTTCCAGTGCCCTTTTTGTGCAAAAGGTGCTCGAAAAGCGAGGCATGCACAAAAAAGACGAGGGACTATTGTACGAAGAGCTGGAATTGCGCGCAAAAATCCTGCAAAAAATGATGGAAAAGAGAATCTTCAACTTTTATGATGTATTTGACTCTATTTCCCACTGCAGAGAAATTGGCCTTGAGGCATTCTACAAGGAGCTTGATACACTATGA
- a CDS encoding archaellin/type IV pilin N-terminal domain-containing protein, which translates to MNLIRKGHRQSHRGVIGVESAIVMIAFVIVAAALAFVVLNMGFSTTQKAKTTISAGLGEASSTLEVAGKVIGSGHVSAAKLNYTAVPIKIASGGDSVNLDDATAAVKYLSNSISYDNIYAGTLTTTTQDNDDGTADGQWLSLEEASESAKDEGYISDDPFEADGSSFPATTKAYVYWTVNDNNNEILDQGEHAVLAIAYASADRPAALDKVRAEILIPTGAALTIERQVPSITTEVVDLG; encoded by the coding sequence ATGAACCTTATTAGAAAAGGACACAGACAATCCCATCGAGGAGTCATAGGCGTCGAGTCTGCAATAGTTATGATTGCATTTGTAATCGTGGCTGCAGCCTTAGCTTTTGTCGTTCTCAACATGGGTTTCTCTACAACACAAAAGGCAAAGACCACAATATCTGCAGGTCTAGGCGAAGCATCAAGCACCCTAGAAGTTGCCGGTAAAGTGATTGGTTCAGGCCATGTCTCAGCAGCAAAGCTCAACTATACTGCAGTCCCAATCAAGATTGCATCTGGAGGAGACTCTGTAAATCTTGATGATGCAACAGCGGCAGTCAAGTATCTGAGCAATTCCATCTCATACGATAACATCTATGCAGGAACACTCACAACAACCACACAAGACAACGATGATGGAACCGCAGATGGCCAGTGGCTATCACTAGAGGAAGCATCAGAATCTGCCAAAGATGAAGGATACATAAGCGATGATCCATTTGAAGCAGACGGAAGCAGCTTCCCAGCAACCACCAAGGCATACGTCTATTGGACTGTCAATGACAACAATAACGAAATCTTGGATCAGGGCGAGCATGCAGTACTAGCTATTGCATATGCAAGCGCAGACAGACCAGCAGCACTAGACAAAGTCAGAGCTGAAATTCTGATCCCAACTGGTGCAGCATTGACCATTGAACGCCAAGTGCCGTCAATTACTACAGAAGTTGTAGATCTCGGATAG
- the cheB gene encoding chemotaxis-specific protein-glutamate methyltransferase CheB, with the protein MLAASVSQISVLIINDSAYMSTLLKDLISSEQIQVCDIARDGVEGLRKIALRKPDVILLDLEMPRMDGVTFIEEMVKKGTLIPTILVSSFSQDGAKIVLDALENGAIDFVPISQVNPDGTSQLKEMLISKITGAAKCDPYKLVLEKIGSLRPKRKAIASSQAASVVVTIASSTGGPGIVQKILSGLPADLRAGVLVVQHMPKGFTQKFAERLDEACEIKVKEAQEGDLITQGVALVAPGDLHMEVDPHLKIKLINGPKRFGVRPAANVTMVSASEFFGANTVGVTLTGMGHDGAFGMKTIKRRGGKTFAQDENSSVVFGMAKAAVELNAVDQLLPPEKIAQAVVEEVNKLVTK; encoded by the coding sequence TTGCTAGCTGCATCGGTTTCCCAGATTAGTGTTCTAATAATTAATGACTCTGCATACATGAGCACCCTGTTAAAGGACCTAATATCTAGTGAGCAAATTCAGGTTTGCGATATAGCTCGGGATGGAGTCGAAGGGCTGCGCAAAATTGCACTGCGCAAGCCAGATGTCATACTGCTTGATCTGGAAATGCCAAGAATGGATGGCGTTACATTCATTGAAGAAATGGTAAAAAAGGGAACACTGATCCCGACAATTCTGGTTAGCAGCTTCAGCCAAGACGGAGCAAAAATTGTCCTAGATGCACTAGAAAACGGCGCAATTGACTTTGTCCCAATTTCCCAAGTAAATCCAGATGGAACAAGCCAACTAAAGGAAATGCTGATTTCAAAAATCACTGGCGCTGCAAAATGCGATCCATACAAACTAGTCCTTGAAAAAATTGGTAGTCTTAGGCCAAAAAGAAAGGCAATAGCGTCCTCTCAGGCAGCATCTGTAGTTGTTACAATTGCGTCATCTACTGGTGGACCTGGAATTGTGCAAAAAATTCTCTCAGGGCTTCCGGCAGACCTTCGTGCAGGGGTTCTAGTTGTGCAGCACATGCCAAAAGGATTTACGCAAAAATTCGCAGAAAGGCTCGATGAGGCATGTGAAATAAAAGTAAAAGAAGCGCAGGAAGGAGACCTCATAACGCAAGGAGTTGCGCTTGTTGCTCCAGGAGACTTGCACATGGAAGTCGACCCTCATCTCAAAATCAAGCTGATTAATGGTCCAAAGCGATTTGGTGTGCGGCCTGCGGCAAACGTAACGATGGTTTCAGCATCGGAGTTTTTTGGCGCAAACACCGTAGGAGTCACACTTACCGGCATGGGCCATGATGGCGCCTTTGGCATGAAGACAATCAAGCGAAGGGGCGGCAAGACCTTTGCGCAGGACGAAAACTCGTCAGTCGTGTTTGGCATGGCAAAGGCAGCAGTGGAGCTAAACGCAGTAGACCAGCTTTTGCCGCCTGAAAAAATTGCCCAGGCAGTAGTCGAGGAGGTAAACAAGCTTGTCACAAAATAG
- a CDS encoding ATPase domain-containing protein, with amino-acid sequence MTEIIPCTNEEVDRQFGGGIPFPTLMLIEGDHGTGKSALAAQFMKGFLHSGKKILCVTENTVKEYIENMKAITFNFSTAFLRNRLTIMPLHMYGVQWNKEQSAYLLPVVGKYIGNSFKEHNCVVIDSLSLLTVFSDASRILEFFTQCKYLVARGMSIIITMHPEDIPPDLRMRVKGGVDVYLKLGSTNIGGKDVKTLKIVKLIGSKENTDSGFAFEVDMTFGIKIVPISMANA; translated from the coding sequence ATGACTGAGATAATTCCGTGCACTAATGAAGAAGTCGACAGACAATTTGGAGGGGGAATTCCGTTTCCAACCCTGATGCTAATTGAGGGAGATCATGGAACAGGAAAATCTGCACTTGCTGCACAATTCATGAAAGGATTTCTGCACTCTGGCAAAAAAATTCTCTGCGTTACCGAAAACACCGTCAAAGAATACATCGAAAACATGAAAGCTATTACGTTTAATTTCTCTACTGCATTTTTGCGAAATCGTCTAACCATAATGCCACTACACATGTATGGAGTCCAGTGGAACAAGGAACAGTCCGCATATTTGCTACCAGTAGTCGGCAAATACATTGGTAACAGCTTCAAAGAGCACAATTGCGTCGTAATTGACTCATTATCATTATTGACAGTGTTTTCTGATGCTAGTCGCATTTTAGAGTTTTTCACCCAGTGCAAGTACTTGGTTGCGCGCGGCATGAGCATTATCATAACAATGCATCCAGAAGACATTCCGCCAGACCTTAGAATGCGAGTAAAGGGCGGCGTGGATGTGTATCTGAAGCTTGGCTCTACTAATATCGGCGGCAAGGATGTCAAGACACTAAAAATAGTAAAACTGATTGGCTCTAAGGAAAACACCGACTCTGGATTTGCCTTTGAAGTGGACATGACCTTTGGAATAAAGATCGTCCCAATCTCAATGGCAAACGCATAG
- a CDS encoding archaellin/type IV pilin N-terminal domain-containing protein — protein MQLVRHRRGISGIEASILAITIVIVAAALAFVVLNMGFSTTQKAKTTISAGLGEASSTIQVDGTIFGSGHVSAAKLNYTAVPIKIASGGDSVNLDDATAAVKYLSNSISYDNIYAGTLTTTTQDNDDGTADGQWLSLEEASESAKDEGYISDDPFEADGSSFPATTKAYVYWTVNDNNNEILDQGEHAVLAIAYASADRPAALDKVRAEILIPTGAALTIERQVPLITNEVINMN, from the coding sequence GTGCAGCTAGTAAGACATCGACGAGGAATATCTGGAATAGAGGCGTCGATTTTGGCAATAACCATAGTAATCGTGGCTGCAGCCTTAGCTTTTGTCGTTCTCAACATGGGTTTCTCTACAACACAAAAGGCAAAGACCACAATATCTGCAGGTCTAGGCGAAGCATCAAGTACTATACAAGTAGATGGAACTATCTTTGGTTCAGGCCATGTCTCAGCAGCAAAGCTCAACTATACTGCAGTCCCAATCAAGATTGCATCTGGAGGAGACTCTGTAAATCTTGATGATGCAACAGCGGCAGTCAAGTATCTGAGCAATTCCATCTCATACGATAACATCTATGCAGGAACACTCACAACAACCACACAAGACAACGATGATGGAACCGCAGATGGCCAGTGGCTATCACTAGAGGAAGCATCAGAATCTGCCAAAGATGAAGGATACATAAGCGATGATCCATTTGAAGCAGACGGAAGCAGCTTCCCAGCAACCACCAAGGCATACGTCTATTGGACTGTCAATGACAACAATAACGAAATCTTGGATCAGGGCGAGCATGCAGTACTAGCTATTGCATATGCAAGCGCAGACAGACCAGCAGCACTAGACAAAGTCAGAGCTGAAATTCTGATCCCAACTGGTGCAGCATTGACCATTGAACGCCAAGTGCCTTTAATAACAAATGAAGTAATAAACATGAACTAG
- a CDS encoding chemotaxis protein CheA yields MSQNSYREMYVSEALEHVETVNETLLKLEEEPEKREYLDLIFRSAHTVKGMSATMGYDDTRELCKNIENIFDNIRKGQAKLTPNLASALFKCIDLLREMIADDKRKVDLKPYLEMLEKPDEAKHTVTEAATNTAKSPTIRVKMSDLDSLVNLVGELVISKMRLEQTLNKNSDDSHQVMMELDRLVTDLQYQSMKLRLVPIDQVFSRFTRLVRDTSASLGKQVNLVMESSGIELDRTVLDAITDPLLHILRNCVDHGLEPPQERTESGKNPTGTIKLTAYGVGDQVAIKIEDDGRGINLDRVKAKAIEKGLLTEDQAMKLSDEEAINLLGTPGLSTAKEVTDVSGRGVGMDVVITQVEQVGGNVKITTEKGKGTTIILTIPLSVSIIGGLLINVSGDKYVLPLSSISTTVVVEQSQIKSIHGQEAIVLREQVVPLIRVAEILGIGKTAESSDKITVVIVDKGGKPYGLVVDSYDRKQEIVIKRLANEAHSSDLFTNATILGDGSVALILDPALLV; encoded by the coding sequence TTGTCACAAAATAGCTATAGAGAAATGTATGTCTCCGAAGCCCTAGAGCACGTAGAGACAGTAAATGAAACCTTGTTGAAATTAGAAGAAGAGCCAGAAAAGCGGGAATATTTGGATCTCATATTCAGATCCGCCCACACAGTCAAGGGCATGTCTGCCACCATGGGCTATGATGACACCAGAGAACTGTGCAAAAACATTGAAAACATTTTTGATAATATTCGAAAAGGCCAGGCAAAACTGACACCAAATTTGGCAAGTGCACTCTTCAAGTGCATTGATTTGCTGCGAGAAATGATTGCAGATGACAAAAGAAAAGTTGATCTAAAGCCGTACCTAGAAATGCTAGAAAAGCCAGATGAGGCAAAACACACCGTAACAGAAGCTGCCACAAACACTGCAAAATCTCCAACAATTCGCGTCAAAATGTCTGATCTGGACTCGCTGGTGAATCTAGTAGGCGAGCTTGTAATATCAAAAATGCGGCTAGAGCAAACACTGAACAAAAACTCTGACGACTCACATCAAGTAATGATGGAGCTTGACAGGCTAGTGACTGATCTGCAATACCAATCAATGAAGCTAAGGCTGGTACCAATAGACCAAGTCTTTAGCAGGTTCACAAGACTGGTCCGAGACACATCTGCGTCTTTGGGCAAGCAAGTGAACCTAGTCATGGAAAGCTCTGGAATTGAGCTGGATAGAACTGTTCTGGATGCAATTACTGATCCTCTCTTGCACATACTTCGAAACTGCGTGGACCACGGCCTAGAGCCGCCGCAGGAAAGAACAGAATCAGGAAAGAACCCTACAGGTACGATAAAACTTACTGCATATGGAGTGGGCGACCAAGTTGCAATAAAAATCGAAGATGACGGTCGCGGAATTAATCTTGATAGAGTAAAGGCAAAGGCGATCGAAAAAGGACTCTTAACAGAAGACCAAGCAATGAAGCTCTCAGACGAGGAAGCAATCAACCTGCTCGGCACACCTGGCCTGTCCACTGCCAAAGAAGTAACCGATGTTTCCGGAAGAGGTGTAGGTATGGATGTTGTGATCACTCAGGTAGAACAGGTAGGCGGCAATGTCAAAATAACAACCGAAAAAGGCAAAGGAACCACAATAATTCTGACCATTCCGCTGAGCGTCTCAATTATCGGAGGTTTATTGATAAACGTCTCAGGCGACAAGTACGTTTTGCCGTTATCTAGCATTTCAACTACTGTGGTAGTGGAGCAAAGCCAGATCAAAAGCATTCACGGCCAAGAGGCAATCGTATTACGGGAACAGGTGGTTCCTCTCATTCGCGTAGCAGAAATCTTGGGAATTGGCAAAACCGCAGAATCCTCTGATAAAATCACCGTGGTAATTGTGGACAAGGGCGGCAAGCCGTATGGCTTGGTGGTTGATTCCTATGACAGAAAGCAGGAAATTGTAATTAAACGACTAGCAAATGAAGCACATTCGTCGGATCTTTTCACCAATGCGACCATACTTGGCGATGGAAGCGTGGCATTGATTTTAGATCCTGCACTTTTAGTTTAG
- a CDS encoding archaellin/type IV pilin N-terminal domain-containing protein: protein MKLVQKGHRQSHRGVIGVESAIVMIAFVIVAAALAFVVLNMGFSTTQRAKTAIVASLDESSSAVEIAGKVTGAGDISPIGKLNVTAVPLKIASGGSSVNLGNTTMAVKYFSQSVEYDNIMTGVLSSGTYENLTTASTAAVNAGYINVNPITSNTAASATKAFIYFGVNRNNNSILDQGEHAILAIVHKGSERPTALDNIKVEVIVPTGAPLTIERHVPNITTAVVDLG from the coding sequence ATGAAACTTGTTCAAAAAGGACACAGACAATCCCATCGAGGAGTCATAGGCGTCGAGTCTGCAATAGTTATGATTGCATTTGTAATCGTGGCTGCAGCCTTAGCTTTTGTCGTTCTCAACATGGGTTTCTCTACAACACAGCGAGCAAAAACAGCAATCGTAGCAAGTCTGGACGAATCTAGCAGTGCAGTAGAAATTGCAGGTAAAGTAACAGGTGCAGGCGACATTTCACCCATAGGCAAACTAAACGTCACGGCAGTGCCACTCAAGATTGCATCTGGAGGATCTTCAGTAAACTTGGGTAACACAACGATGGCGGTGAAATATTTCAGTCAATCTGTTGAATATGACAATATTATGACTGGTGTTTTGTCATCTGGTACATATGAAAACCTGACAACTGCATCAACTGCGGCAGTCAATGCAGGATACATCAATGTGAATCCAATCACTAGCAACACTGCAGCAAGTGCAACAAAAGCATTCATCTACTTTGGCGTAAATAGAAACAACAACAGCATCTTGGATCAAGGTGAGCATGCCATACTGGCTATAGTGCATAAGGGTAGTGAAAGACCAACTGCTCTTGATAACATCAAAGTCGAAGTAATCGTGCCAACTGGTGCACCGCTTACTATTGAGAGACATGTACCAAACATCACAACTGCGGTTGTAGATCTTGGATAG
- a CDS encoding chemotaxis protein CheD gives MSFTKQAQNSGTLDIPMGGLGLSSHEKKTLQTFVGSCVAICLYDSVAKVAGMAHVMLPKNNTTDQVPKPEGKFVDVAIKVLLDKLTANGAMRTRLKAKMAGGASVFQTEGNKNVFNIGTRNVDAIRAILGENKIPIVSEDVGEKGGRWVIFDVASQIMTIKDKAKGVTTI, from the coding sequence ATGAGCTTTACAAAGCAGGCGCAAAATTCAGGCACACTAGACATTCCAATGGGCGGCCTGGGACTTTCCAGTCATGAGAAAAAAACACTGCAAACCTTTGTTGGCTCGTGTGTTGCAATCTGTCTTTATGATAGTGTGGCAAAAGTTGCCGGCATGGCACATGTGATGTTGCCAAAAAACAACACCACAGACCAAGTTCCAAAACCAGAAGGAAAGTTCGTTGATGTCGCAATCAAGGTCTTGCTTGACAAACTAACTGCAAACGGCGCAATGCGCACTAGACTCAAGGCAAAGATGGCGGGAGGCGCCAGCGTTTTTCAGACAGAAGGCAACAAAAACGTATTCAACATTGGCACAAGAAATGTGGATGCAATCCGCGCTATACTTGGCGAGAACAAAATCCCAATAGTGTCTGAAGATGTTGGTGAAAAGGGTGGGCGCTGGGTCATCTTTGATGTTGCATCTCAAATAATGACTATCAAGGACAAGGCAAAGGGGGTAACTACAATTTGA